The Onychomys torridus chromosome 4, mOncTor1.1, whole genome shotgun sequence genome includes a window with the following:
- the LOC118581826 gene encoding olfactory receptor 4C45-like produces the protein MTISSQPELNLIIYLITLAGNTLISVTIFISPALATPMYFFLSYLSIIDGFYSSSIAPKMIYDLISEKSSISFIGCMTQLFAEHFFAAAEIILLVSMAYDRYIAICKPLHYMTIMRRPVCVSLVVAAGIVGFVHGVIQTTFIAQLPFCGPNTINHFICDLIPVLELVCTDTHTLGPMIAANSGSLCLLSFCMLIASYVVILHSLRKHSSEGRRKALSTCISHVSVVVLFFVPCSYLYVRPMTSFPIDKIVSVFFTLVTPLLNPLIYTFRNEEVKKVIKKLLGQIRSDTN, from the exons ATGACCATAAGCTCACAGCCTGAACTGAA tttaaTAATCTATTTGATCACACTGGCAGGTAACACACTCATCTCAGTCACCATCTTCATCAGCCCAGCTCTCGCTACTCCCATGTACTTTTTTCTGTCTTACTTGTCCATCATAGATGGTTTCTACTCTTCTTCCATAGCACCCAAAATGATCTATGACTTGATCTCTGAGAAGAGCAGCATATCCTTCATTGGCTGCATGACTCAGCTTTTTGCTGAACATTTTTTTGCTGCAGCTGAAATCATCTTGCTGGTTTCCATGGCCTATGATCGTTATATAGCAATCTGCAAGCCCTTGCACTACATGACCATCATGAGAAgacctgtgtgtgtttctttggtggTAGCAGCTGGAATTGTGGGATTTGTTCATGGAGTGATACAGACTACATTTATAGCCCAGTTGCCCTTCTGTGGTCCCAACACCATTAATcactttatatgtgatttaatacCAGTTCTGGAGTTGGTCTGCACTGACACTCACACTCTGGGGCCCATGATTGCTGCTAACAGTGGATCACTGTGTTTACTCAGTTTCTGTATGCTGATTGCTTCCTATGTGGTCATCCTTCACTCCCTGAGGAAACACAGTTCAGAAGGGCGTCGCAAAGCCCTGTCTACCTGTATCTCTCATGTCTCTGTTGTTGTCTTATTCTTTGTACCTTGCTCATACTTGTATGTAAGACCAATGACTTCCTTCCCCATTGACAAAATTGTGAGTGTGTTTTTCACCCTGGTGACACCTCTGTTGAACCCTTTAATCTATACCTTCAGAAATGAGGAGGTCAAGAAGGTTATTAAGAAACTCCTGGGTCAAATAAGGTCAGACACTAATTAA